The Serratia rhizosphaerae genome has a segment encoding these proteins:
- a CDS encoding RidA family protein, protein MSNVTHTRIRMFNTKATYPNQSLDNDLCQAVRAGNTVYLRGQVGTDFDGNLVGLGDPAAQAEQAMKNVKQLLEEAGSDLSHIVKTTTYIIDPRYREPVYREVGKWLKGVFPISTGIVVSALAQPQWLMEIDIIAVIPEGWHGEEQA, encoded by the coding sequence ATGAGTAACGTTACCCATACCCGCATCCGTATGTTCAACACTAAAGCCACCTATCCCAACCAATCGCTGGATAACGACCTGTGCCAGGCGGTGCGCGCGGGCAATACCGTGTATCTGCGCGGTCAGGTCGGCACCGATTTTGACGGCAACCTGGTCGGCCTGGGCGATCCGGCGGCGCAGGCGGAGCAGGCGATGAAAAACGTCAAGCAACTGCTGGAGGAGGCGGGCAGCGATCTCTCGCATATCGTTAAAACAACCACCTATATTATCGACCCAAGATATCGTGAGCCGGTGTATCGGGAAGTTGGAAAATGGCTGAAAGGGGTATTTCCGATCTCGACCGGGATCGTGGTCTCGGCGCTGGCGCAGCCGCAGTGGCTGATGGAGATCGACATCATCGCGGTGATTCCGGAAGGGTGGCATGGGGAGGAGCAGGCATGA
- a CDS encoding DUF1028 domain-containing protein, which yields MTFSIAARCDKTGQFGIAISSSSIAVGARCPWLQAGVGAVSSQNVTLPRLGSLALQRLEQGMSSQGALDSALREDAFSAYRQLIAIDRQGSTALFSGDQSLGVYHGVQGHACVAAGNMLADKSVVEAMTSAFENASGLLAERLMAALQAALERGGEAGAVHSAALKVVGEHSWPIVDLRVDWAQQDPIGELAALWRAYQPQMQDYITRAIDPREAPSYGVPGDE from the coding sequence ATGACGTTCTCTATCGCCGCTCGCTGTGACAAAACCGGGCAGTTCGGCATTGCCATCAGCTCTTCCAGCATTGCAGTCGGCGCCCGCTGTCCCTGGCTGCAGGCCGGGGTGGGCGCGGTGTCCAGCCAGAATGTCACGCTGCCGCGGTTGGGGAGCCTGGCGCTGCAGCGGCTCGAACAGGGGATGTCATCGCAGGGCGCGTTAGACAGCGCCCTGCGTGAGGATGCGTTCAGCGCTTACCGTCAGCTGATCGCCATTGACCGCCAGGGGAGCACTGCGCTGTTCAGCGGCGATCAATCGCTGGGGGTCTATCATGGCGTACAGGGTCACGCGTGCGTTGCGGCGGGCAATATGCTGGCGGATAAATCGGTGGTTGAGGCGATGACGTCGGCCTTTGAAAACGCGTCCGGTCTCCTGGCGGAGCGCCTGATGGCGGCGCTGCAGGCGGCGCTTGAGCGCGGCGGCGAGGCCGGCGCGGTGCATTCCGCGGCGCTGAAGGTGGTGGGTGAGCATAGCTGGCCGATTGTTGACCTGCGGGTTGACTGGGCGCAGCAGGATCCCATCGGCGAGCTGGCGGCGCTGTGGCGGGCTTACCAGCCCCAGATGCAGGATTATATTACGCGGGCGATCGATCCCCGGGAGGCGCCAAGCTATGGCGTGCCGGGCGATGAGTGA
- a CDS encoding purine-cytosine permease family protein translates to MPATESSPPLIEKHTIGYIPPQERHGKVRDLFTLWFGGNIAPLPIVTGALGVQLFHLNLFWGVIAILVGQLIGGVLMALHSAQGPQMGIPQMIQSRAQFGSWGSLLVVVIAGVMYLGFFTSNIVLAGKSLHGVTDSVSVPVGIAIGAVGSCAIGIIGYRFIHLLNRIGTWVLGIGILLGFGYIFSHIHSADFFTRGGFNLYGWLATVSLGALWQIAFAPYVSDYSRYLPANVSVAATFWTTYLGSALGSSLSFIFGAVAVLATPAGMETMDAVKLATGSIGPLMLVLFLLSVISHNALNLYGAVISMITLVQTFSWRWIPTGRSRAVLSVLVLLACCIAAIYSSADFIGHFVDLVLALLVVLVPWTAINLIDFYAIHKGQYDIDSIFRADGGIYGYYNPQALLAYAIGIVVQIPFMNTPLYVGPISVHIHGADLSWLMGLLVTSPLYYWLATRAGVSRRHQNVRQGRAGEA, encoded by the coding sequence ATGCCTGCGACTGAATCATCGCCACCGCTTATCGAAAAGCACACCATTGGCTATATCCCGCCGCAAGAGCGTCACGGGAAGGTCAGAGATCTGTTTACGCTCTGGTTCGGCGGCAATATCGCGCCGTTGCCGATCGTTACCGGCGCGCTCGGCGTCCAGCTGTTTCATCTCAATCTGTTTTGGGGCGTGATCGCCATTCTGGTGGGCCAGCTGATCGGCGGGGTGCTGATGGCGCTGCACTCGGCGCAGGGCCCGCAGATGGGCATTCCGCAAATGATCCAGAGCCGCGCGCAGTTCGGCTCCTGGGGCTCGTTGCTGGTGGTGGTGATTGCCGGAGTGATGTACCTCGGCTTCTTTACCTCCAACATTGTGCTGGCGGGCAAGTCGCTGCATGGCGTCACGGACAGTGTCTCAGTGCCGGTGGGGATCGCGATCGGCGCGGTGGGATCTTGTGCGATCGGCATTATCGGTTATCGCTTTATTCACCTGCTCAACAGGATCGGCACCTGGGTGTTGGGTATCGGCATTCTGCTGGGTTTTGGCTATATATTCAGCCACATACACAGTGCAGACTTTTTTACCCGTGGCGGCTTTAATCTTTACGGCTGGCTGGCGACGGTGTCGCTGGGGGCGCTGTGGCAAATTGCCTTTGCCCCCTATGTCTCCGATTACTCGCGCTATCTGCCGGCGAACGTGTCAGTGGCGGCCACCTTCTGGACCACCTATCTCGGCTCGGCGCTGGGCTCCAGCCTCTCGTTTATTTTCGGCGCGGTGGCGGTGCTGGCCACGCCGGCGGGGATGGAAACCATGGACGCCGTCAAACTGGCCACCGGTTCAATCGGCCCGCTGATGCTGGTGCTGTTTTTGCTGAGCGTGATTAGCCATAACGCGCTGAATCTGTACGGCGCGGTGATCTCGATGATTACGCTGGTGCAGACCTTCTCCTGGCGTTGGATCCCTACCGGCAGGAGCCGGGCGGTGCTGTCGGTGCTGGTGTTGCTGGCCTGCTGTATCGCCGCCATTTACAGCTCGGCGGACTTTATTGGTCATTTTGTGGATTTAGTGCTGGCGCTGCTGGTGGTGCTGGTGCCCTGGACGGCGATCAATCTGATCGACTTCTACGCCATCCATAAAGGGCAGTATGACATTGACTCGATTTTTCGTGCGGACGGCGGCATCTACGGCTACTACAACCCCCAGGCGCTGCTGGCCTACGCTATCGGCATTGTGGTGCAAATCCCGTTTATGAATACCCCGTTATACGTCGGGCCGATCTCGGTGCACATTCACGGCGCCGACCTCTCCTGGCTGATGGGGCTGCTGGTTACCTCGCCGCTCTATTACTGGCTGGCAACGCGCGCCGGCGTCAGCCGCCGGCATCAGAACGTCCGCCAGGGGCGCGCGGGGGAGGCGTAA